The following coding sequences lie in one Variovorax terrae genomic window:
- a CDS encoding (2Fe-2S)-binding protein has protein sequence MAVNLTLNGKATSIDVDPATPILWTLRDTLGLTGTKFGCGQALCGACTVHLNGSPIRSCVTPVAAAAGQKLTTIEALADDKVGRAVEDAWVRHDVAQCGYCQSGQVMSATALLMGNRQPSDADIDAAMAGNICRCGTYVRIRAAIHDAAHALA, from the coding sequence ATGGCCGTGAACCTCACCCTCAATGGCAAAGCCACGTCGATCGACGTCGATCCCGCCACCCCCATCCTCTGGACGCTGCGCGACACGCTGGGCCTGACCGGCACCAAGTTCGGCTGCGGCCAGGCGCTGTGCGGCGCCTGCACCGTGCACCTGAACGGCTCGCCGATCCGCTCCTGCGTGACGCCGGTGGCCGCCGCGGCCGGCCAGAAGCTCACCACCATCGAGGCCCTGGCCGACGACAAGGTGGGCCGCGCGGTGGAGGACGCCTGGGTGCGCCACGACGTGGCCCAGTGCGGCTACTGCCAGAGCGGCCAGGTGATGAGCGCGACCGCGCTGCTGATGGGCAACCGCCAGCCGAGCGATGCCGACATCGACGCCGCCATGGCCGGCAACATCTGCCGCTGCGGCACCTATGTGCGCATCCGCGCCGCCATCCACGACGCGGCCCATGCGCTGGCCTGA